One region of Solanum pennellii chromosome 6, SPENNV200 genomic DNA includes:
- the LOC107021914 gene encoding disease resistance protein At4g27190-like, translating into MEIIFNAVGVFFVEVGKNVCKCICPDVEHTANFSSKLENLRKEMEKLSKFRDDIIKSVEGYEKKGYKSKLDVIQWIEDVHKLESEWETMQESMAAAKKCTYKCCPKCIIGSEDSTQARIVQDQLFRLIEVRKNFGSNLVVENYQMKEVKFMQRPLIEGQSAATENLHKILQLLEDNKVCIIGVWGAGGVGKTSLVNNLNNELLKNEVSSFKLSFGVVLWVTVPKPPIDIRTVQTEIASRLNLKIDSEGNVKSIASKIYRRLEQEKSFLLILDDVWEPINLDDVGVPQLDYPARSKVIITSRSLDVCKQMKIDAEMKVYTLDEDESWQLLIKNAGDHANLEHIQPLAKEIARECDGLPLAVTVIGTSMRGKTRVELWEDALGSLRMCEPHNEDVKDKVYKVIKWSFDSLKSQDIELSSEQRSKHVKKKRGDIQSCFLYCSLYPAFIPTDELINCWWAEDSLGEHDTYEEVYNTGITMIETLKDACLLETHNLDSVKMHDVVRDVSIWIAKSFGVEHNSVFQDGIGVSSSVKRISLVSNKVQHLPDNVMECPETTTLLLQDNDRLLKIPHEFFLAFPALRVLNLSETGITSLPSSINSLYQLHALILKNCHWLTELPPINNLCNLLLLDCENTRLHHLPQGMDKLTNLRLLNLPATDLEGIGREFFLNLSSIEMLNMMESKMVHPSTKFGATLLGATSFDEISSLHNLTSLYIRLDSSSIFNREHTWMSRLKRFRIEVGEIPFHVPFNKSTRTICISGSDIFRYGKLSGMLQFASHLYLQSCLGLKKLFVYNNFDGLKSLYIRSCSCSFNPAEEGSGTFDPLPNLEYLNLEYVYRLKSFSDFSQLLGLRFSKLRQLDMSNCSSLTCLLSVGDTFSIPKHLEEITITSCKQLVELFVERDSSQATLVKSEVPKVRKLVLKNLPKLGNLGEQQSMWEHLEVLTLIRCNEIRKLPLSIQTSKNIKLIRGASEWWSQLEWDNDKFKSNLEHCHMTD; encoded by the exons atggaaataatttttaatgctGTAGGTGTTTTTTTTGTTGAGGTGGGAAAGAATGTGTGTAAATGCATCTGTCCTGATGTTGAACATACCGCCAATTTCTCATCAAAACTTGAAAATCTAAGGAAGGAAATGGAGAAGCTATCAAAGTTTAGAGATGATATCATAAAAAGTGTGGAAGGATATGAGAAAAAAGGCTATAAATCAAAACTAGACGTTATCCAGTGGATCGAAGATGTACACAAGCTGGAGAGTGAATGGGAAACTATGCAAGAAAGCATGGCAGCGGCGAAGAAGTGTACATACAAGTGTTGTCCAAAGTGCATTATTGGCTCGGAAGACTCCACTCAAGCACGGATTGTGCAAGATCAACTTTTCAGACTTATAGAGGTCAGAAAAAACTTTGGATCCAACTTGGTGGTAGAAAATTACCAGATGAAAGAAGTTAAGTTCATGCAGAGACCATTGATAGAAGGCCAGTCAGCAGCAACAGAAAATCTCCACAAAATCCTACAACTATTAGAAGATAATAAG GTATGCATCATCGGTGTGTGGGGTGCAGGAGGAGTTGGGAAAACATCATTGGTGAATAATCTGAACAATGAGCTCTTAAAGAATGAGGTATCAAGTTTTAAACTGTCTTTTGGTGTTGTGTTATGGGTTACAGTGCCCAAACCGCCAATAGACATAAGAACGGTTCAAACAGAAATAGCTAGCAGATTAAACCTAAAGATAGATAGCGAGGGAAATGTTAAAAGTATTGCCAGCAAAATCTATCGAAGACTCGAACAAGAAAAGAGTTTCCTTCTCATACTAGATGATGTTTGGGAACCTATAAATTTGGATGATGTAGGTGTGCCTCAACTGGACTATCCCGCAAGAAGCAAGGTCATTATAACTTCTCGTTCTTTGGATGTTTGTAAGCAAATGAAAATAGACGCCGAAATGAAGGTGTACACATTGGATGAGGATGAATCTTGGCAACTGTTAATCAAAAATGCAGGAGATCATGCCAATCTAGAGCATATTCAACCATTGGCGAAGGAAATTGCAAGAGAGTGTGATGGTTTACCTTTAGCAGTCACTGTTATTGGAACATCTATGAGAGGGAAAACAAGGGTCGAGCTTTGGGAGGATGCTTTGGGATCACTTAGAATGTGTGAACCTCATAATGAAGATGTAAAAGATAAGGTTTACAAGGTCATCAAGTGGAGTTTTGATTCCTTAAAATCTCAGGATATTGAATTATCCTCGGAGCAAAGAAGCAAACATGTGAAGAAAAAGAGAGGTGACATTCAAAGTTGTTTCTTGTATTGCTCCTTATATCCCGCGTTCATTCCAACAGATGAACTCATAAACTGCTGGTGGGCAGAGGATTCCCTTGGTGAACATGACACATACGAAGAAGTCTACAACACCGGAATCACAATGATTGAGACTCTAAAGGATGCCTGCTTGCTAGAAACTCATAATTTGGACTCTGTGAAGATGCATGACGTGGTTCGTGATGTTTCTATATGGATAGCTAAGTCCTTTGGGGTTGAACACAATTCTGTTTTTCAAGATGGAATTGGGGTATCATCTTCTGTCAAGAGAATATCTTTGGTAAGCAACAAAGTTCAACATCTACCTGATAACGTCATGGAATGCCCAGAGACAACAACTTTACTATTACAAGATAACGATCGCCTATTGAAAATTCCACATGAATTCTTTTTGGCATTTCCAGCCTTAAGAGTTCTGAATCTGAGTGAAACTGGCATCACATCACTGCCTTCTTCAATCAATAGTTTATATCAACTACATGCTCTAATACTAAAAAATTGCCACTGGTTGACAGAGTTACCACCTATTAATAATCTTTGCAATTTGCTATTGCTCGATTGTGAAAATACAAGGTTACATCATCTGCCGCAAGGAATGGACAAGTTGACAAATCTACGGCTATTAAATCTTCCTGCAACTGATTTGGAGGGCATCGGACGAGAATTTTTCCTCAACTTGTCTAGCATTGAAATGTTAAATATGATGGAGAGTAAAATGGTGCACCCTTCCACCAAATTTGGAGCGACTCTTCTTGGAGCAACTTCTTTTGATGAGATATCATCTTTACACAATCTGACTTCTCTTTATATTCGATTGGATAGCTCGTCGATTTTCAATAGAGAGCACACCTGGATGAGTAGATTGAAAAGATTCCGCATTGAAGTTGGGGAAATTCCATTTCATGTACCATTCAACAAGTCAACAAGGACGATATGCATCTCGGGTAGTGATATTTTTCGTTACGGAAAGCTCTCAGGCATGTTGCAGTTTGCTTCACATTTGTACTTGCAAAGTTGCTTGGGTCTCAAGAAGTTGTTTGTGTACAACAATTTTGATGGATTAAAATCTCTCTACATTAGGAGTTGTTCTTGTTCTTTCAATCCAGCAGAAGAAGGAAGTGGAACATTTGACCCTTTGCCGAATCTGGAATATCTCAACCTCGAATACGTTTATCGTTTAAAGAGTTTTTCCGATTTCAGTCAACTTCTCGGTCTAAGATTTTCTAAATTACGCCAATTAGATATGTCTAATTGTTCAAGTTTAACATGTCTTCTTAGCGTTGGTGACACTTTTTCTATACCCAAGCACTTGGAAGAAATTACAATTACCTCTTGTAAACAGCTGGTAGAGTTGTTTGTGGAACGCGACTCTAGTCAGGCAACACTTGTCAAGTCAGAAGTTCCAAAAGTTCGAAAGTTAGTGTTGAAGAACTTACCAAAATTAGGAAACTTGGGGGAGCAACAGAGTATGTGGGAACACCTGGAGGTACTTACCTTGATAAGGTGCAATGAAATAAGGAAGTTGCCTCTGTCTATTCAAACCTCCAAGAACATCAAACTAATAAGAGGAGCATCAGAATGGTGGAGCCAATTAGAGTGGGATAACGATAAGTTCAAGTCGAACTTAGAGCATTGCCATATGACAGATTGA
- the LOC107021824 gene encoding pentatricopeptide repeat-containing protein At2g40720: MRFLCFKSRQFSTINAVVTVNSRIKAFIQQGNHLQALLAYSKEPLFPLHTSKFTFPPLLKACAFLPNLQTGNIIHGTIIQMGLHYDPFIITSLINMYVKCGSLCNAVQVFDFISQCEDFDRDVTIWNAMLDGYIRNELTEECMGLFRRMQEIGVKSDEYSLSILLGLFNGQMGLSKAKEVHGYVIRNSFGHDPFVVTALIDIYSNCGRPKDAWCVFESVQVKDNIVMWNALIRGLSENGLWRNSMRLYSLAKDRGCKLMSTTFSCTLKACAEGEDIDFGRQVHSDVVKMDFENDPYVCTSVLSMYARVGLLEEADRAFSSALDKEVEVWNSMISAYVGKGRGDDALCVYNVMRSRGILSDSFTLSNILISCSMTESYDLGIAIHGEVIKKPIQNNVALQSALVTMYSKCGMLKDALDVFNRMEEKDVVAWGSMISGLCQNKKFNLALEIYKEMETHKVNPDANIMAMVINASAGLESLELGCSIHAITVKSGEEVDSSVSCSLVDMYSNCGKPEMAEKIFSGVPHKNLVAWNSLISCYSKNDSPELSLNLLPQLVQHGLYPDAVTLTSALAAVSSLAILIKGKAIHCYQIRHQILEDNQVENALIDMYIKSGCLKYAERIFQHMSKRNLVTWNTMIAGYGSHSECMKAINFFNEMRKFGVTPDAVTFLSLISSCNHAGLIDEGLKLFHLMKLEYGIKPQMDHYINVVDLLGRAGRLDDAYYFIQNLDVEPERGVWLCLLSACRVHQNVKLGEIAANNLLKMEPNRGSNYVQLLNLYVEGGMREEAASLRALMRQKGLKKNPGCSWIEVKNELEVFYSSDSSSTKTIEIYETLQSLRSIMKKRGDYETQAI, encoded by the coding sequence ATGCGTTTCCTTTGCTTCAAATCCCGTCAATTTTCCACTATCAATGCTGTCGTGACAGTTAATTCCAGAATCAAAGCCTTTATCCAACAAGGAAACCATCTTCAAGCTCTGTTAGCTTACTCTAAAGAACCTCTTTTTCCTCTCCACACTTCAAAATTCACTTTTCCTCCTCTCCTCAAAGCTTGCGCCTTTCTTCCAAATCTTCAAACTGGGAACATAATTCATGGCACAATCATTCAAATGGGTCTTCACTATGATCCTTTCATTATCACTTCACTGATCAACATGTATGTAAAATGTGGCTCACTTTGTAATGCAGTCCAAgtgtttgattttatttctcaaTGTGAAGATTTCGATCGAGATGTAACTATATGGAATGCTATGCTAGATGGGTATATTAGAAATGAACTTACTGAGGAGTGTATGGGTTTGTTTAGAAGAATGCAAGAGATTGGTGTCAAGTCTGATGAATACTCTCTTAGTATTCTTCTGGGGTTGTTCAATGGTCAAATGGGGTTATCGAAAGCAAAAGAAGTTCATGGTTATGTTATTAGAAACTCATTTGGGCATGATCCTTTTGTGGTTACTGCTTTGATTGATATCTACTCAAATTGTGGTAGGCCAAAAGATGCATGGTGCGTTTTTGAGAGTGTACAAGTCAAGGATAATATTGTCATGTGGAATGCATTGATTAGGGGCTTATCGGAGAATGGATTATGGAGAAACAGCATGAGACTCTATTCTTTAGCTAAGGATAGGGGCTGCAAACTTATGTCGACGACTTTTTCTTGCACTTTAAAGGCTTGTGCTGAGGGTGAAGATATAGATTTCGGCAGGCAAGTTCATTCGGATGTTGTCAAGATGGATTTTGAGAATGATCCATATGTCTGTACTTCAGTGTTGTCCATGTACGCAAGGGTTGGACTGTTGGAAGAAGCAGACAGGGCTTTTAGTTCTGCATTAGATAAAGAAGTTGAGGTGTGGAATTCTATGATCTCAGCTTATGTTGGCAAGGGCAGAGGGGATGATGCCTTGTGTGTGTATAATGTGATGCGATCAAGAGGCATCCTTTCTGATTCTTTCACCTTGTCAAATATTCTTATATCATGTAGTATGACCGAATCTTATGATTTAGGTATTGCAATTCATGGTGAAGTGATAAAGAAACCAATACAGAATAACGTTGCGTTGCAAAGTGCACTAGTGACTATGTACTCAAAATGTGGAATGCTAAAGGATGCTCTTGACGTTTTCAATAGAATGGAGGAGAAGGATGTGGTCGCATGGGGTTCAATGATCTCAGgtctctgccaaaataagaaattcaatttGGCACTGGAAATATACAAGGAAATGGAGACTCATAAGGTCAATCCAGACGCTAATATAATGGCAATGGTGATAAATGCTAGCGCAGGACTAGAAAGCTTAGAATTGGGTTGCAGTATCCATGCAATCACTGTTAAGAGCGGGGAGGAAGTAGATAGTTCAGTGAGCTGTTCTCTTGTAGATATGTATTCTAATTGTGGCAAGCCAGAAATGGCTGAAAAGATTTTTTCGGGTGTCCCCCATAAGAATTTAGTGGCTTGGAATTCCCTAATCTCTTGTTATTCAAAAAATGACTCACCAGAGCTCTCTTTAAATCTTCTTCCTCAACTTGTCCAACATGGATTGTATCCAGACGCTGTTACACTTACTAGTGCCCTTGCTGCTGTTTCATCCTTAGCAATACTGATTAAAGGAAAGGCAATTCATTGTTACCAAATAAGGCATCAAATTCTTGAAGACAACCAAGTGGAAAATGCTCTTATTGATATGTACATAAAAAGCGGATGCCTAAAGTATGCAGAGCGTATATTCCAGCACATGTCTAAAAGGAACTTAGTAACTTGGAATACAATGATTGCAGGGTATGGATCTCACAGTGAGTGTATGAAAGCTATCAACTTTTTCAATGAAATGAGGAAATTCGGAGTGACGCCTGATGCTGTAACTTTCCTATCCTTAATTTCCTCTTGCAACCATGCTGGTTTAATTGATGAAGGCCTTAAACTATTTCACTTAATGAAATTAGAGTATGGAATTAAACCACAAATGGACCACTACATAAACGTGGTGGACCTTCTAGGCCGTGCTGGACGCTTGGATGATGCTTACTACTTCATACAAAATTTGGACGTGGAACCTGAGAGAGGGGTGTGGCTATGTCTTTTGTCAGCCTGTCGGGTCCATCAGAACGTGAAGCTTGGAGAAATAGCAGCCAATAACCTTCTGAAGATGGAACCAAACAGAGGGAGCAATTACGTTCAACTTTTAAATCTCTATGTGGAAGGTGGGATGAGGGAAGAAGCAGCAAGTTTGAGGGCTCTGATGAGGCAGAAAGGGTTGAAGAAGAACCCTGGATGTAGCTGGATTGAGGTGAAAAATGAACTTGAGGTTTTCTACTCAAGTGATTCATCCTCTACCAAGACAATTGAGATCTATGAGACACTCCAAAGTCTCAGAAGTATTATGAAAAAGAGAGGAGATTATGAGACTCAGGCAATATGA
- the LOC107021074 gene encoding glycerol-3-phosphate dehydrogenase [NAD(+)] 2, chloroplastic — MTCLLEPPFRCLPPSQPFSPPRFRCFAAPRAQPQPSEPDTETLVLPLDGPKERREIVRLAWEKLVRWSRSLQSRAKTDVLERTNKIVVLGGGSFGTAIAAHVATRKSLLEVNMLVRDPQVCRSINEEHHNCKYFPQHELPKNVIATTDAKAALLGADFCFHAVPVQFSSSFLEEIANYVDPGLPFISLSKGLELNTLRTMSQIIPKALKNPRQPYVVLSGPSFALELMNKLPTALVVASKDQKIANSVQQLMASKNLRINTSSDVTGVEIAGALKNVLAIAAGIVEGLNLGNNSMAALVSQGCSEIRWLATKMGAKSTTLTGLSGTGDVMLTCFVSLSRNRTVGVRLGSGEKLDDILSSMNQVAEGVATAGAVIALAQKYKVKMPVLTAVARIIDNELTPTKAVFELMNLPQVEEV; from the exons ATGACTTGTCTGTTAGAACCGCCTTTTCGCTGCTTACCTCCTTCCCAACCCTTTTCTCCTCCTCGTTTCCGCTGTTTCGCCGCCCCTCGAGCTCAACCTCAGCCGTCGGAACCTGACACTGAAACCCTCGTACTGCCGCTTGATGGCCCAAAAGAACGCCGGGAAATTGTCCGACTCGCTTGGGAGAAGCTCGTCCGATGGTCTCGTTCTTTGCAGTCTAGAGCTAAAACTGACGTCCTTGAACGTACTAATAAG ATAGTGGTACTTGGAGGTGGATCTTTCGGAACAGCAATCGCAGCTCATGTTGCAACGAGAAAATCCCTGTTGGAAGTGAATATGCTCGTAAGAGATCCTCAAGTTTGTCGATCAATAAATGAGGAACACCATAACTG TAAGTATTTTCCACAGCACGAGCTACCAAAAAATGTCATTGCCACTACTGATGCAAAAGCTGCTCTGCTAGGTGCAGATTTTTGCTTCCATGCTGTACCTGTTCAG TTTAGCTCATCATTCCTTGAGGAAATTGCAAACTATGTTGATCCAGGCTTGCCTTTCATATCTCTTAGCAAGGGTTTAGAGCTAAACACATTAAGAACGATGTCTCAGATAATTCCCAAAGCACTGAAAAATCCTCGCCAACCCTATGTTGTTCTATCTGGTCCTTCCTTCGCACTAGAGCTGATGAATAAACTACCAACAG CACTGGTAGTGGCTTCAAAAGACCAAAAGATAGCAAATTCCGTCCAGCAACTTATGGCTTCTAAAAATCTGAGAATCAACACATCAAG TGATGTTACAGGGGTTGAAATTGCAGGTGCATTGAAAAATGTGTTGGCAATTGCAGCTGGCATTGTGGAAGGACTAAATCTTGGTAATAATTCCATGGCTGCACTTGTTTCACAAGGATGCTCTGAAATTCGATGGTTGGCAACAAAG ATGGGTGCAAAGTCAACAACATTAACTGGTCTATCAGGAACTGGAGATGTTATGCTTACATGCTTTGTGAGCCTTTCAAGAAACAGAACAGTTGGAGTTCGTCTAGGATCAGGCGAAAAACTTGACGATATACTTAGTTCAATGAATCAG GTAGCTGAAGGTGTTGCAACAGCTGGAGCTGTGATTGCTTTAGCACAGAAGTACAAGGTCAAAATGCCAGTTTTAACTGCAGTTGCAAGGATTATTGACAATGAATTAACACCCACAAAAGCTGTTTTTGAATTGATGAACCTCCCTCAG GTTGAAGAAGTTTAA